The Pseudophaeobacter arcticus DSM 23566 genome includes a region encoding these proteins:
- the fghA gene encoding S-formylglutathione hydrolase, whose translation METLSQNKAFAGQQGVYRHKSTATNCDMTFGLFLPEEAKDGPVPILWYLSGLTCTHENAMTKAGAQAWCAEQGIAIVFPDTSPRGEAVADDEAYDLGQGAGFYVNATQQPWAAHYQMWDYIAEELPALLAENFAIDLDRQAITGHSMGGHGALTLAMNLPGRFKSVSAFAPICNPTGADWGRKQLSAYLGDDEAAWARHDATLMMRESGFDGPVLIDTGTTDQFIDLLRPETLAAAMAEKRQEATLRLQPGYDHSYFFVSSFMEDHVTFHAEALYRD comes from the coding sequence ATGGAAACCCTCTCGCAAAACAAGGCCTTTGCCGGCCAGCAAGGTGTCTACCGTCACAAAAGCACTGCCACCAACTGCGACATGACCTTTGGCCTGTTCCTCCCCGAAGAAGCCAAGGACGGGCCGGTGCCAATCCTGTGGTATCTCTCGGGCCTCACCTGCACCCATGAAAACGCCATGACCAAGGCCGGTGCCCAGGCCTGGTGCGCCGAGCAGGGCATCGCCATTGTCTTTCCCGACACCAGCCCCCGCGGCGAAGCTGTCGCCGATGACGAGGCCTATGACCTGGGCCAGGGCGCTGGCTTTTACGTCAATGCCACCCAGCAGCCCTGGGCGGCGCACTACCAGATGTGGGACTACATCGCCGAAGAGCTGCCCGCGCTGCTGGCGGAAAACTTTGCCATCGATCTGGACCGCCAGGCCATCACCGGCCACTCCATGGGCGGCCACGGCGCGCTGACCCTGGCAATGAACCTGCCGGGACGGTTCAAATCGGTCTCGGCCTTTGCACCGATCTGCAACCCGACCGGTGCCGACTGGGGGCGCAAGCAGCTTTCGGCCTATCTGGGCGACGATGAAGCCGCCTGGGCCAGGCATGATGCCACCTTGATGATGCGCGAAAGCGGATTTGACGGGCCGGTGCTGATTGATACCGGCACCACTGACCAGTTCATCGACCTGTTGCGCCCCGAAACCCTGGCCGCCGCCATGGCAGAAAAGCGCCAAGAGGCCACCCTGCGCCTGCAGCCGGGCTATGATCACAGCTATTTCTTTGTCTCCAGCTTCATGGAAGATCACGTCACCTTCCACGCCGAAGCCCTGTACCGGGATTAA
- a CDS encoding AEC family transporter, whose amino-acid sequence MADIFFRTLPFFAIIGLGYWAGRTRFFTEEATAYLTKFIFFFPLSAMIFRFSANLSFAEIFDPDLVLAYLAGTMAVYLLVTLVAVLRRLDMPTAAVEAQCAAIGNVGFLGLPMMAMLFGEASIAPMMVVLSVDLVVFSSLIVILINLGRGSGLGLKTFKLVLLGLLRNPMILAICAGLAWSAAEIPIPVPMNDFLSILGGAATPGALFAIGASLASKSAERMQIAVWLSFAKLVLHPLCVALCVITLFPVSSFSAMVAIAAASLPVAGNVYMLAQHYGVAPHRASAAILISTLASIFTVPMVIAWVSQL is encoded by the coding sequence ATGGCCGATATTTTCTTCAGAACACTCCCCTTTTTTGCAATCATCGGCCTCGGCTACTGGGCGGGACGGACGCGGTTCTTCACCGAAGAGGCCACCGCCTATCTCACCAAGTTCATCTTTTTCTTCCCGCTCTCGGCGATGATCTTTCGCTTTTCCGCCAATCTTTCCTTTGCAGAGATCTTTGATCCCGACCTCGTCCTGGCCTATCTCGCGGGCACAATGGCGGTCTATTTGCTGGTGACCCTGGTGGCCGTGCTGCGCCGCCTGGACATGCCCACCGCCGCCGTCGAGGCACAATGCGCCGCCATCGGCAATGTCGGCTTCCTCGGTCTGCCCATGATGGCGATGCTCTTTGGCGAAGCCTCCATTGCGCCGATGATGGTGGTGCTCAGCGTCGATCTGGTGGTGTTTTCCTCGCTGATCGTCATCCTGATCAACCTCGGGCGCGGCTCTGGCCTGGGTCTGAAAACCTTCAAGCTGGTGCTGCTCGGGCTGCTGCGCAACCCGATGATCCTGGCCATCTGCGCCGGCCTCGCCTGGTCCGCCGCTGAAATCCCGATCCCGGTGCCGATGAATGACTTTCTGTCGATCCTGGGCGGGGCTGCCACCCCCGGCGCGCTGTTTGCCATTGGTGCCTCGCTGGCGTCAAAATCGGCTGAGCGGATGCAGATCGCCGTCTGGCTCAGCTTTGCCAAACTGGTGCTGCACCCGCTCTGTGTCGCGCTCTGCGTGATCACCCTGTTCCCGGTCAGCAGCTTCTCAGCCATGGTGGCCATTGCAGCGGCCTCTCTGCCGGTGGCAGGCAATGTCTATATGCTGGCACAGCACTATGGCGTGGCGCCGCACCGGGCCTCGGCCGCCATTCTGATTTCAACCCTCGCCTCCATCTTCACCGTCCCCATGGTGATTGCCTGGGTCTCGCAGCTGTAG
- a CDS encoding TetR/AcrR family transcriptional regulator, with amino-acid sequence MNEHASILRTGRKFDQVLKGAREVFLADGFEGASVDDIARVAGVSKATLYSYFPDKRLLFMEVARSECARQADAPMTLATCSSTPRQILRSAAGHILSASLSDFGLRMFRICVAEADRFPDLGRQFYESGPMLIRGKIRDYLRSATAKGELQIEDFDLAADQFAELCRADLVPRFLFKIDTSFSEEERSRIIEGAVDTFLARYAAAPV; translated from the coding sequence ATGAACGAACACGCCAGCATTCTGCGAACCGGTCGGAAGTTTGATCAGGTCCTGAAAGGCGCGCGTGAGGTGTTTCTGGCAGACGGATTTGAAGGCGCCAGCGTTGACGACATTGCCCGGGTTGCCGGGGTCTCCAAGGCGACCCTCTACAGCTATTTTCCGGATAAGCGGTTGTTGTTCATGGAGGTCGCCCGCAGCGAATGTGCCCGTCAGGCGGATGCTCCGATGACTCTGGCCACCTGTTCCAGCACCCCGCGTCAGATCCTGCGCAGCGCGGCCGGGCATATCCTGTCAGCCAGCCTGTCTGATTTTGGCCTGCGGATGTTTCGCATCTGCGTCGCCGAAGCCGACCGCTTTCCTGATCTGGGACGCCAGTTCTATGAAAGCGGTCCGATGTTGATTCGCGGCAAAATCCGTGACTACCTGCGCAGCGCCACCGCAAAGGGCGAGTTGCAGATCGAGGATTTTGACCTCGCCGCGGATCAGTTTGCAGAACTCTGCCGTGCCGATCTGGTGCCGCGTTTTCTGTTCAAAATCGACACCAGCTTTTCAGAGGAAGAACGCAGCAGGATCATTGAAGGCGCCGTTGACACATTCCTGGCCCGCTACGCGGCGGCGCCGGTCTGA